Within the Mucilaginibacter sp. CSA2-8R genome, the region TACAAATTACACCTGGCAGAAAACGGCGAAATAGCGCAGACCATACTGGAGAAGGAAGTTATTAACCTTATTGTTTCCGATATTATGATGCCCGGCATTGATGGCTTTGAGCTTTGTCGGATTATTAAATCAAACGTGGAATACTGCCATATCCCTATAGTATTGCTCACCTCTAAAAATACGTACCAAGCTCATATTGAAGGGCTGGAGGTTGGTGCCGATGCCTATATCCAAAAGCCGTTTTCGCCCGAGTTACTGCAAATGCAGATTGCCAATCTGCTCAGAAACCGGTTAAAAATCAAAGATCATTTTGCCAGTTCGCCGTTTGAGGACGTACGGGTAATGGCCCACTCAAAAACCGACGAGATATTTTTGAAAAAGCTGGACGAGTACATTCGCAAAAACATCAAAGACCCAAATATGGATATTGACAAGATGGCAAATCATATGCACATGAGCCGCCCGACGTTTTACCGTAAAATAAAATCTCTTTCTTCTTTATCGCCCAAAGAGTTAATTGATGTTACACGTTTAAAAAAAGCAGCTCAACTCATTACTCAAAATGAATTTACCTTATTTGAAATTGCAAAAATGGTAGGTTACAGTTCCCAGAGCGTATTCGGAAAAAATTTCCAAAAACACTTTCATGTTACGCCATTGGAATACATTAATTCCATCCCTAAAGAAAACGGCCTGAACAGCGTTACTTAATGCTACTAATACATCAGAAACTAAAAACCTCATCAAGTTTATTTGATGAGGTTTTTAGTTTCTGATGCAGTGGAGAAAGGTTACTTAAGCAACTTAATTTTTATATTCCGGTAACTTACCTCGTTGCCATGGTCCTGCAGCAGGATGTGGCCTTTATCAGCCTCACCAAAATCTTTCCATACTTTGTGCTTGCTCATCTTTACCAGCTCGCGGTACTCCGGCGATTTGCGCTCATATTCCAATACCTTTTTCCCGTTAAGCCAGTGCTCTACATGGTTGTTCGGGTAAACAATGATTTTGCCGGTGTTCCACTCGCCTATCGGCCGTACTGCACCTTTTTTGTCTGATGTTTTTAAATCATAAAGCGAGGCCAGCGTACGGTTCCCATCACGGCCCAGTTTAGCGTCGGGATGCACATCGTCGTCCAGTACCTGGTACTCCAGGCCGATGGCCGATCCGCCCGATTTTTCCTGAAGCGTTACAAAGTATTTTACGCCGCTGTTAGCCCCGCGGGTCAGCTTAAAATCGAACGACATTTCAAAAGGTCCGTACTCATCAACGGTAACAATGTCGCCTGCATTTTGCGACTCGGCGCCATTAGTAGCCTGTATGGTCATGGTACCGTCTTTAACCACCCAGCCCGGAGAGCCGGTCGGAAAGCTTTCGGATTTGGCGCTGCGCCAGCCTTTGCTGGTTTTGCCGTCGAATAGCAACTTCCAGCCTTCTTTTTTCTCTTTAGCCGTTAACGTATTATTCTGCGCGTTGGCCAAACTGCCTATGGCAATTAGTAACGCGGTCATTACCGATGCTTTATAAAGCTTTTTAATATTCATTGTTTAGTGATTTGTTGACTCTTACTTCTTGATAGTATGTAAAAACTTAATGCTTTGAGGTACCTGCTCAATCGAGGCGCTGCTTTCGTCCTCAATGTAATAGTGCTTTACACCTACGGCCTTTGCAGTGCGTAGTACCTCGGCGATGTTAATTTGACCGGTTCCTAAAATCACATCGTTGTTTTGGTCAGTTCCGCCGGAGTTATTACCGGTAACGCCAGCCTTTAAATCTTTTAAGTGCAGCGCTTTGTAACGGCTGCCGTAGGTTTTTAAAAGCTTAACCGGATCCTGACCGGGAAAAAACGCCCAAAGTATATCCAGCTCTAAGCCTACATACTGCGGATTGGTTTCTTTAACCATATAGTCGTAAAGCGTTCCGTTTTCGTAAGGCTCAAACTCAAACCCGTGGTTGTGGTAAATGACCATCAAGCCGTATTTATCTTTCAATATTTTGCCTATGCGGTTAAAATCGGCAATGGCCTGCTTTGCGTTATCGAGCGTAAAAGAGCCTTTAGTGTGCGGGATGCCTGCTATACGTACATAACCGGCACCCAGGTTTTTAGCATCCCTGGCTACCTCGTCGGTTTTGTCGACCAAATCGGTGTAGCTTACCCCGTACGACGAGCATTTCAGGCCACGCTCGTCGAGCATGCGGCGCAGATCTTCAGATTTTTGCTTAAACAGATTTGAAAACTCGATATCGGTAATGCCGTTGCTTTTAATGATATCGAGCGTTGCAGGTACATCTTTGGCAAAGTTGTTACGATAAGTATAAGATACGATACCCGGCGCTTCCGGGAAGATTAATTTCTTGCTTTGAGCTTTAACAACAGTGGTGGAAAAGCTAAACGCCAATGCAGCCAAAGTTAAGGTGCCTAAAATCTTATGTTTAAGCATCATCTTAGTATTTAAACACTTTACCATTGACCACCACTTCCTGCGCCTTTTCATCAAATGTGGCCTTGTAGCCGGTATGTGCGGCAGCCGTGGTCATGATGTTGGCTATGCTGTGGCTGTAACCGGCCTCGATAGGTGCATGGGGTTGTTTACGGCTGCGTACACACTCCATCCAGTTGCGCACGTGGTTGGAGGTTAGCCTATCGCCACCCGTATTGGCCGAGGCCACCACCGGGTCTGAGTTCTCTAAGCTAATCTCGGGCAGCAAATTGGCTTTCATGCCCATCGCCGCAGCCATTCGTTCGGTTAAACCACCCTTAGGCGATATTTTGTTCGTAATGAGATTCAGCTCGCCGCCGTTAGAGTAATATATCTCGGCCGGATGCTCATCGCCGTTATGCATACGCGAGCCGAAGGTTACCTGGAAGCCCTGCGACATATCATCTAACGGGCCGTAATCAAAGGCTGCAAGGATAGTATCCCAGTTGCGCCGGCCGTCTTTCCACTGGTAAATGCCGCCGTTGGCTACTACGCTGCGCGGGTGCTTTAACCCGGTAAACCAATGCACGGTATCTATCTGGTGGCTCATCCACTGACCCGGCAAGCCGGAGGAGTATGGCCAGAACAAACGATACTCAAGATAGATGCGCGGGTCAAACTTTTCGTAAGGGCGGTTCATTAAAAAGCGCTTCCAGTCGGTGTCTTCTTCTTTCAGTATCGGGAGCAGTTCGGGGCGGCGCCAGCGGCCGGGCTGGTTTACGTTCCAGGTAAGCTCTACCATGGTAATCGGCCCGAACTTACCCGATTTTATAAAATCGTTAGCCGCATGGTAATTGGCACCGCTACGGCGCTGCGAACCAATTTGCACGATTTTATTGGATTCTTTAACAGCTTTAAGCGCAGCCTTGTTGTCGGCCATGGTTTCGGCAAAGGGCTTTTCAACATACGCATCGCAACCGGCCTTTACCGCCTCGATGGTATGCAGGGCATGCTGAAAATCGGCTGTGCTGATAAACACGGCATCCACCATTTTACTGCCATACATTTCTTCGTTGTTGCGGAAAGCTTTTACATCATGCTGCATTTTATCTTTCCACATGGCCGCACCCTCTTCCCGCCGTTTTTTCCAGATGTCGGATACGCCCACGATCTCAAAATTCAGCTCTTTGTAATGATTCATAAAGCACGGCATGTGCGAACTGCGG harbors:
- a CDS encoding DNA-binding response regulator, with product MTDSILIIDDNEDILEFLSDVLDENYKLHLAENGEIAQTILEKEVINLIVSDIMMPGIDGFELCRIIKSNVEYCHIPIVLLTSKNTYQAHIEGLEVGADAYIQKPFSPELLQMQIANLLRNRLKIKDHFASSPFEDVRVMAHSKTDEIFLKKLDEYIRKNIKDPNMDIDKMANHMHMSRPTFYRKIKSLSSLSPKELIDVTRLKKAAQLITQNEFTLFEIAKMVGYSSQSVFGKNFQKHFHVTPLEYINSIPKENGLNSVT
- a CDS encoding sugar phosphate isomerase/epimerase yields the protein MMLKHKILGTLTLAALAFSFSTTVVKAQSKKLIFPEAPGIVSYTYRNNFAKDVPATLDIIKSNGITDIEFSNLFKQKSEDLRRMLDERGLKCSSYGVSYTDLVDKTDEVARDAKNLGAGYVRIAGIPHTKGSFTLDNAKQAIADFNRIGKILKDKYGLMVIYHNHGFEFEPYENGTLYDYMVKETNPQYVGLELDILWAFFPGQDPVKLLKTYGSRYKALHLKDLKAGVTGNNSGGTDQNNDVILGTGQINIAEVLRTAKAVGVKHYYIEDESSASIEQVPQSIKFLHTIKK
- a CDS encoding DUF1080 domain-containing protein → MNIKKLYKASVMTALLIAIGSLANAQNNTLTAKEKKEGWKLLFDGKTSKGWRSAKSESFPTGSPGWVVKDGTMTIQATNGAESQNAGDIVTVDEYGPFEMSFDFKLTRGANSGVKYFVTLQEKSGGSAIGLEYQVLDDDVHPDAKLGRDGNRTLASLYDLKTSDKKGAVRPIGEWNTGKIIVYPNNHVEHWLNGKKVLEYERKSPEYRELVKMSKHKVWKDFGEADKGHILLQDHGNEVSYRNIKIKLLK
- a CDS encoding Gfo/Idh/MocA family oxidoreductase → MENSRRKFIRQASMAGAGVMLAKTSWSAKSYKRIIGANDRVRVGVVGFSDRHRSSHMPCFMNHYKELNFEIVGVSDIWKKRREEGAAMWKDKMQHDVKAFRNNEEMYGSKMVDAVFISTADFQHALHTIEAVKAGCDAYVEKPFAETMADNKAALKAVKESNKIVQIGSQRRSGANYHAANDFIKSGKFGPITMVELTWNVNQPGRWRRPELLPILKEEDTDWKRFLMNRPYEKFDPRIYLEYRLFWPYSSGLPGQWMSHQIDTVHWFTGLKHPRSVVANGGIYQWKDGRRNWDTILAAFDYGPLDDMSQGFQVTFGSRMHNGDEHPAEIYYSNGGELNLITNKISPKGGLTERMAAAMGMKANLLPEISLENSDPVVASANTGGDRLTSNHVRNWMECVRSRKQPHAPIEAGYSHSIANIMTTAAAHTGYKATFDEKAQEVVVNGKVFKY